The genomic DNA ATCAGATAATTTAGTGGCTACTATACTAGAAGATAATTTGATTACTATTATTTTTAGAAACGCATACAATTTTCAATTTATAATTTATTTCCTACGTAAATATAAATAAAATCTTACGTAAAGCTAAATAAAAATTAGGACATTAGAAAAAACTATTACTTAGAAACAAACGAAAAAGGTGCCAAAATAAAATTTGGCACCTGATACAAAAATTAAACTAAAAAAAATAATTAATCTACTCTATGAAGTATGGCTATTAACCCTAATATTCCCTATATCTTTGCAATTTTATCGATGGTTACTACATTATTCTCTGCCTTAACCATTAATAAATACAATCCAGAAGGTAAATTAGAAACATCAACCTTAAAAGATTTGTTTTTGCTAATACGTTCTTTCTTTATAGTTTTTCCTGTGAGGTTTACTATTTCAATATCGGCATGGTTTATATTTTTATTAAAATTGACTATGAAGTATTCCTTAGCAGGGTTAGGGTAAACTGTAAATAGTTTATCCAATTTATTCTTATTAAGGCTTAAGGTTCCCAACGTCCCTATATTCCCTGATACCCCAGCTGAAGTTTCATTAAACGCCCATAAACTATATCCAGTAGATTCAGAAGTTGTCCAATTTGCACTATTGTTAATACTTGCCCTTAATTGCCCTGGCGTACCAGATAATGGACCATTATAAATACCATGGTCTTGATCTGTACCAACCGCATTGGCATTTACGCCATTTGTTAAAGCAGTAGGAAGTGCACAAAATGTATTTCCACCTCCTGTACCCCAACCACCATTGGTATTTAATCCTGTAATCCATGAACTAGAATTTGGGTTAGTTGGTAAAACAAAAGGATCTACCTGATACATTAATATACCGTCTCCTCCTGTAGCCAGATCAAAATCACCATCACTGGTTTCAGTGGTTTTTCCAGTGTGATCATGTGAAGTTGAACCAACAACCACTTCGGTATTACCTGTTACTTGTTTTACTAAACCATCAGCATCTAATTTAAAAATATCTCCAGTACTAAATGATGCTCCAGCTGTCCATGTCCAAACATCATCTATACTATAGTCTCCTGTCCAACCATCTTGTGATCCTTTCCAAGATCTATTAGATATTGATATTTTAGTAGTAGCAGTTATATCCTTTAAAAGGATGAATGCCAGTGCTCCACTTCCAGACCCCGCTTTCCAACCTACAATAGCAATATCGCCTGCTGTTAAAGTTGTTGGCACTATAGCATCTAAAAGGTTAATATTTGCAGGTGTGCTATTTACTGAGCCTGTGCTAGTTGACTGTAAGGTAATTGTTATCATTTCGCTTATCTCATCTAAACCATCAACTACTGGTACTATAGTTATGTTTGCACTATTGTTTCCATTCAATATAGTCACAGTTCCAGATAGTGTACTGTAATCCGTAGTATTAGTTGCATCCCCACTAATTGTGTAGGTAATATTTATATCTTCACTAGCAGTAACTCCTTGCGGCAGACTCACTGTAAAAACACCATTGATTTCTCCTTCTACAGCATCTGTTATACCTTCTATGCTTATTTCACTTATTTCACTATCAAGCAATAGTAACGAACTTTCAAAAAGCCTATTGTAACCGGGTAAAGTACCGTCATTCCATAAAAAACTATGAGGGTGTCCAGAACCATTACCATCATTATCATACCATGCAGGTTTTACATCCTTGTACTCCGCAACATGTGCAATAGCCTGGTCTAAAATGTCTTGAATAATTTGCTCTGCATTAGGTTCAGTACCTCTAAGATCTGTAGTTTCTCCTGGATCATTTTGAATGTCATATAGCTTCCACAAACCATTACTACCTGTTTTAACAATTTTCCACTTACCCATTGCTAAACCACCGTTATGAAATCCGTTGTAAGGCCTCATAATTAACAAAGCTTCATCAGTTCTCGTATCATTTCCGGCAATTAAATCATCCATGAAATCCGTTCCGTCAATAATCTTTCCATTAGGAATTGTCCCTCCTGCAAGATTTACCAATGTTGGATATAAATCTAAAGAACTAATTTGATGATTATATGTAGCCGAAGACGTTATTTGAGCTGGCCAATGTACAAACATGGGCACTTTATGCCCTCCTTCTTTTACACTTCCCTTAAGCGCATCTAATGGATAATTTACTGCTCCTTTACTATATGTGTAACCTCCATTATCGCTTAAGAATATGATCACCGTGTTATTAAACTCATTTATATCTTTTTTAAGCTCTGTTACAATTCTACCTATATTAGTATCCATATTAGAAACCATAGTGGCATAAGTTATTCTGGCTTGTGTAAACTCTTCTATTTTTGCCTCTCTAGCCGCAGCAATAGCAGCATCTTTTTCTGGCTGAGTCATGGCATCAAAAGCAGCATCACCAATATCATCTCTTACGGCTTCTTCCATTTTTGAATCGCTAACTTGATTCGCGTTATACATGTAGCTACTATTTCTTACCAAAGTTTCAAAATTAGGATTATCCGTTTTAAACTGCGCTATTTCCGCAGCTGGTGCCTGCAATGGCGTATGTGGTGCATTATAGGATACATACATGAAAAAAGGATCGGAAGAAGCGGCATTTGTACTTATATATGAAATGGCTTCGTCTGTTAATACATCGGTTAAATAATCTTCATCTACAGCATCACTAAATTCAGTTTCTGCTACATATCCCCTATTTCTCCACAAAGGGTCTTGGTACTCATTTGTAACAGGATTACTACCTCCTAATCTATTATAATAATTGTCTTCATAGCCATTTTCAAAGTAGCCTTTTCCTCCACCTAAAAAACCAAAGAAATAATCGAAACCTCTATCTAAAGGCTGATAAGAACCTTCTTCAAACCCTAGATGCCATTTACCAATGGCAGCTGTATTGTAACCAGCATTTTGAAGTAATTTCGGGAAATAAGTTTCATTAGTAGGAATACCTAAAGTTGTGGTGATATTATTAGGTAAATTGTATTGTGCTCCAATTCTATGCGGCATCATACCTGTCATTATAGCTACCCTACTAGGCCCACAAAATGGATGAGCTACATGTGTATTTTTGCAAATAACCCCAGCATTTGCTAGGTTATCAATATTTGGAGTTGGTATAACTCCTAATTCTGAAGGAAAGCTTCCATCACGATTGAAACCTACATCTCCATATCCTAAATCATCTGCTAATATTACTATAACATTTGGTTTAGTGCCTGCAGTTTGAGCTTCTAAGCTCATGTTACATGCCATCAAAACTGCCATTAATATTATTGTTTTTAAGGTAAAATTTTTCATTTTTCTAAGCTTTACTCAATTATTATTTTTTTTGTTATTGTTCCAGCTTCCGATTTCAAAGAGATAAAATACACTCCTGATGTTAAACCTTCAAGAGGTAGTATTAGTGGATCTGCTTCTTTATTTTGATCTATAACTTTCACTCCAAAAATATTATAGATACCAACGTGATTAGTAGTGGGTGATGAGACATACAAATCTTTTGAAAAAGACATATTTATCGGATTTGGATAAACACTTATTCTATTAGAATCCTTGATATTATCTATACTTAATGTACCTGCTATACCAATATCTCCAGGACTGCTATTCAAGCTCTCATTATAACTCCATAAATTGTAATTTAAACTTTCGTCTGTAATCCAATTTGAACTATTATTAATCATATTTCTTAGCAAAGACATACTTCCTAACAGCTTTTCCTTATAAACTCCATTATCTTGGTCTGAACCTACTGCGTTTGCATTCAATCCATTTGTTAATGCGGTAGGAAGTGCACAAAACGTATTTCCACCTCCTGTTCCCCAACCACCATTGATATTCAACCCTGTAATCCAGTTTGAACTATTAGGGTCTGTTGGTTCAGAAAATGTTCCATAAACCTGGTAAACTAATATAGAATCTCCACTGTCTGAAAGATCAAAATCTGAATCATCATCTGAAGATGCTATTTTACCAGCCAAATCATGAACAGTATTACCAACCACAATTTGAGAACCTCCTGTAACGGTTTTCACCTGACCATCTGAATCTAAGACAAGAATTTCGCCAGAATTGTGAGCCATAGTTGCTGTCCATGTCCAAACATCATCAATACTATAATCTCCTGTCCAACCATCTTGTGTTCCCTTCCAAGACCTGTTAGAAAAAGAAATCTTTGTACCTGTTGTAATGTCCTTTAGCAACATAAAGGCTACTGCTCCATTTTCATTCCCTTCGGCTTTCCACCCTACTATTGCAATATCGCCAGCTGTAAGTATCGTTGCAGGGTCAGAAATATTAATTTGAGTAGGCGTTGTATTTATATTTCCTATGCTAGCTGATGTTAGAGTAATTACAACGGTTTCATCCTGTTCCACCTCATTGTCGTTCAAAACATTAATAGCAACAAGCGTACTATTACTACCACTTGCTATTGTTGCTGTTCCAGATAATGCAGAATAATCTACGTCCGGAGAAGCTGTACCTCCTACGGTATAGCTAATGGTTATATCTTGAGTAGCCAAACTGCCTTTAGGGAGACTTATTTTAAACTCCCCATTGGTGCTCGGTTCTGAAGCATTTGCTGTAGTGGTAACTGATATTTTGTTTTCTTGCCAAACCCGTATGTATTCAATTTCGTAATCAACCGGTGTTGTTAAATCTGCTTCTTCAGGTAAACCTAACCACCAAAAAGTCTCAGAATCTACCCATACCCAATAAGGCACATCGGTTACCCAAGCTTCTGGATCTGCTCCGTTATTCGTCACATCACTTTTATATATTTCACTAGTAAGTACACCGTCAATATAAACTTTTACGTATTCTGAAGTCCAATCAAAACCATATATATGAAAGGCATCTGCTGTATTTTCATTTGCTTGAATATTCTCGGTATAAGCAGGACCATTCCCATCAGGTAAATAGTAATAATTATTGGGATCCCAACTTATCATGTTAAACTTTAAACGTTTTCTCCAGGCAGCATTGGTTTTATGACCTCCAAACATCTCAAACATGTCCAATTCAGACTGAAAACCAGTTGTCCAAAAAGAACTGGTAACTTCTGCATTAGCTGCTTTACACATAATTTCCATATAACCATACTGAAATTGCTGCTTGCTTATTACTGCTGCTGTGGTGATGTTTTCAAAACAACGCTCAACTCCCCCTTCAGTTCTGCAATCGGAATCAAAAGGAAAACTAGGTTCCCATTTTGTTCTAATTTTTAGTTTCCCGTCTTCAACTAATGCATTATTTGGTGAAAACTGAGAGGGTTGTCTTCCTTTAAAATTAGATTTATAAATACCATCTTTCCCTTGAATTTGCCATTTTACTTCATCTAATGAAGCAGCTTCAAACTCATCACTGATATCTGTATTAAGAATCCATACTCCTGAATTTGAAGGATCGGAATTGGGATAAACTTGTGCTGAAAGTCGAATAGTTGCACAAGAACACAAGAATATAAGTACTAACAGGAATGCTTTTTTTCTAAAAAAATGCTCGTTTTTAAACATGACTATGGGGTTCTAAAATCAATTTCTTTCAAAATTAACTGTAGAATACACCATTTTCTAGTTAAAAGTTAACCTGTATTAAGTCTATATTATCCTTTCTTTAAATTATTGGTTTATAAATATTTCTGGATTAATTATTTAGTTATTCATTTTAATTACATCTACAAAAAGAGGACCAACTGCTAAGCGATCGGTTTTGAAATACGCATGAAAATTACCTTCTGAATTTGGTAATTTTACCTCATTAAAAGTTACTTTTTTCTGTCCTTTTTTAATGGTCTTTTTAAGGTGTAGCTTACCATATTTAAGATGTGCCTCTCCATCTGAAGTTATTTTAGGCAAATCCAATACAACCTTATACACGCCTTCTTCTGTACTTACTCGCCAATACCCCAACTGATTATCTTCAACTACGCGTGGACCTCCATAATCAAAACGAGAAATTACCCGCGGGCCTCCCCAATCAAAACGAGATAAAATGACCTGTGGTTGTTCCATAGTTCCAAGGTGTATGCGTTGAATTCCTTTTGCATCTCTTTCCTCACTAACTTCATCAAACCAATCATCATATTTTTCCAAAAGCATTTCAACTATCTCAGGATGGTCTTTGGCTATATTTATACGCTCACTAGGATCGTTTTCAACGTCGTAAAGCTCTAAATTTTTTAGCACATTCTTAAGTACAAAATCTGTAGGTTGATGTACAATACCATGAGGAAAATCGTGTGGACTTACCAGCTTATATTTTTGGGTCCTTACTGCAAAATGCATATACTTAAAGGGTGTAGGCCCATAATGCATTTGAACAAAAAACTCACGATTTTTAAGGTTTTCTGATTGGTTCTTAGTCCAAAGTGGCCATAAGGACTGTCCATCAAAAGCAACATCCTTTGGGGGCCTTACATTTGCTGCATCCAACAGCGTTGGTAGCACATCTATGATAGCTCCCATATTAGAGGTTTTGATTTTTGATTTAATTTTTTTAGGCCACATCACATAAAACGGAACTCTTATTCCTGCATCGTAAACACTTGTTTTAGTCCCTCTTAAATTCGCTACCCATCTACCTGGATAGGAATCATTTTTTGTTCTTCTATGGCGAGGTCCGTTATCGGACAGAAAAATTACTATGGTATTATCCTCTATTCCTAGTGATTTCA from Flavivirga abyssicola includes the following:
- a CDS encoding sulfatase-like hydrolase/transferase, with amino-acid sequence MKNFTLKTIILMAVLMACNMSLEAQTAGTKPNVIVILADDLGYGDVGFNRDGSFPSELGVIPTPNIDNLANAGVICKNTHVAHPFCGPSRVAIMTGMMPHRIGAQYNLPNNITTTLGIPTNETYFPKLLQNAGYNTAAIGKWHLGFEEGSYQPLDRGFDYFFGFLGGGKGYFENGYEDNYYNRLGGSNPVTNEYQDPLWRNRGYVAETEFSDAVDEDYLTDVLTDEAISYISTNAASSDPFFMYVSYNAPHTPLQAPAAEIAQFKTDNPNFETLVRNSSYMYNANQVSDSKMEEAVRDDIGDAAFDAMTQPEKDAAIAAAREAKIEEFTQARITYATMVSNMDTNIGRIVTELKKDINEFNNTVIIFLSDNGGYTYSKGAVNYPLDALKGSVKEGGHKVPMFVHWPAQITSSATYNHQISSLDLYPTLVNLAGGTIPNGKIIDGTDFMDDLIAGNDTRTDEALLIMRPYNGFHNGGLAMGKWKIVKTGSNGLWKLYDIQNDPGETTDLRGTEPNAEQIIQDILDQAIAHVAEYKDVKPAWYDNDGNGSGHPHSFLWNDGTLPGYNRLFESSLLLLDSEISEISIEGITDAVEGEINGVFTVSLPQGVTASEDINITYTISGDATNTTDYSTLSGTVTILNGNNSANITIVPVVDGLDEISEMITITLQSTSTGSVNSTPANINLLDAIVPTTLTAGDIAIVGWKAGSGSGALAFILLKDITATTKISISNRSWKGSQDGWTGDYSIDDVWTWTAGASFSTGDIFKLDADGLVKQVTGNTEVVVGSTSHDHTGKTTETSDGDFDLATGGDGILMYQVDPFVLPTNPNSSSWITGLNTNGGWGTGGGNTFCALPTALTNGVNANAVGTDQDHGIYNGPLSGTPGQLRASINNSANWTTSESTGYSLWAFNETSAGVSGNIGTLGTLSLNKNKLDKLFTVYPNPAKEYFIVNFNKNINHADIEIVNLTGKTIKKERISKNKSFKVDVSNLPSGLYLLMVKAENNVVTIDKIAKI
- a CDS encoding family 16 glycosylhydrolase: MFKNEHFFRKKAFLLVLIFLCSCATIRLSAQVYPNSDPSNSGVWILNTDISDEFEAASLDEVKWQIQGKDGIYKSNFKGRQPSQFSPNNALVEDGKLKIRTKWEPSFPFDSDCRTEGGVERCFENITTAAVISKQQFQYGYMEIMCKAANAEVTSSFWTTGFQSELDMFEMFGGHKTNAAWRKRLKFNMISWDPNNYYYLPDGNGPAYTENIQANENTADAFHIYGFDWTSEYVKVYIDGVLTSEIYKSDVTNNGADPEAWVTDVPYWVWVDSETFWWLGLPEEADLTTPVDYEIEYIRVWQENKISVTTTANASEPSTNGEFKISLPKGSLATQDITISYTVGGTASPDVDYSALSGTATIASGSNSTLVAINVLNDNEVEQDETVVITLTSASIGNINTTPTQINISDPATILTAGDIAIVGWKAEGNENGAVAFMLLKDITTGTKISFSNRSWKGTQDGWTGDYSIDDVWTWTATMAHNSGEILVLDSDGQVKTVTGGSQIVVGNTVHDLAGKIASSDDDSDFDLSDSGDSILVYQVYGTFSEPTDPNSSNWITGLNINGGWGTGGGNTFCALPTALTNGLNANAVGSDQDNGVYKEKLLGSMSLLRNMINNSSNWITDESLNYNLWSYNESLNSSPGDIGIAGTLSIDNIKDSNRISVYPNPINMSFSKDLYVSSPTTNHVGIYNIFGVKVIDQNKEADPLILPLEGLTSGVYFISLKSEAGTITKKIIIE
- a CDS encoding arylsulfatase, which gives rise to MKLNFLLPIAFLLGFYNAQAQESPNIIIMMTDDQGYGDIGAHGNPYLKTPQIESLGEQGLEMTHFFSYPNCSASRAALLTGRYPYRTGVTAVTQVDHFMNTSEITIAEILRDHGYRTGIFGKWHLGDNAPMRPIDQGFQEALVHRGGGIGQAAGPAGNTYFDPVLEHNGIPKKYEGYCDDIFTEATIDFIRKKNGKPFFAYLATNLPHFPLQVPEKRAQPYRDIGLHEDNALTYGMLDNIDYNVGRVIKTLKSLGIEDNTIVIFLSDNGPRHRRTKNDSYPGRWVANLRGTKTSVYDAGIRVPFYVMWPKKIKSKIKTSNMGAIIDVLPTLLDAANVRPPKDVAFDGQSLWPLWTKNQSENLKNREFFVQMHYGPTPFKYMHFAVRTQKYKLVSPHDFPHGIVHQPTDFVLKNVLKNLELYDVENDPSERINIAKDHPEIVEMLLEKYDDWFDEVSEERDAKGIQRIHLGTMEQPQVILSRFDWGGPRVISRFDYGGPRVVEDNQLGYWRVSTEEGVYKVVLDLPKITSDGEAHLKYGKLHLKKTIKKGQKKVTFNEVKLPNSEGNFHAYFKTDRLAVGPLFVDVIKMNN